A genomic segment from Thermodesulfovibrionales bacterium encodes:
- a CDS encoding alcohol dehydrogenase catalytic domain-containing protein, with the protein MRAVCFDGTLKVCDREKPLRQKGEVLIRIAAAGICNTDHEITKGYLPGFRGILGHEFLGFVEEADDRELVGKRVTAEINIACGNCVFCRKGLGRHCSERKVLGIRDRDGAMAEYVAVPCANVVEIPPSIPDESAIFIEPLAAALEILDQTVIDKETSVLLVGDGKLALLIAQVMNTTGCDLMVLGKHPEKLTLLDDAGIKTSLLPTFKKRYFDVVIEAAGNPSALDLGLACVRPRGIFILKSTYSNGFLWNPSSVVVDEITIIGSRCGNFQKAMAFLEQYRPALGRMISGQFCLEDAVEAFEYSARPDALKVLLRIG; encoded by the coding sequence ATGAGAGCGGTCTGTTTTGACGGGACGTTGAAAGTCTGCGACAGGGAAAAGCCCCTGAGGCAAAAAGGAGAGGTCTTGATCAGGATAGCCGCAGCAGGCATCTGCAACACGGATCATGAGATAACGAAAGGTTATCTGCCGGGGTTTCGAGGGATTCTCGGCCATGAGTTCCTCGGTTTTGTGGAAGAGGCAGATGACAGGGAACTGGTGGGCAAACGGGTGACGGCTGAGATTAACATTGCCTGCGGGAACTGTGTGTTTTGCAGGAAAGGGCTTGGCAGGCATTGCAGTGAGAGGAAAGTTTTGGGGATAAGAGACAGGGATGGTGCAATGGCAGAGTATGTCGCGGTGCCATGCGCGAATGTTGTGGAAATCCCTCCGTCCATCCCTGATGAATCCGCGATCTTCATAGAGCCTCTTGCTGCGGCCCTCGAAATCCTTGACCAGACAGTCATCGATAAAGAAACGTCCGTTCTCCTCGTCGGCGACGGTAAACTTGCCCTGCTCATTGCTCAGGTGATGAATACCACCGGCTGTGATCTCATGGTTCTCGGAAAGCATCCCGAGAAGCTCACCCTTTTGGACGATGCAGGGATAAAGACTTCCCTCCTCCCCACCTTCAAAAAGCGATACTTCGACGTTGTCATTGAGGCAGCAGGCAATCCTTCAGCCCTTGACCTCGGCCTTGCGTGCGTCAGGCCCAGGGGCATCTTCATCCTCAAGAGCACCTATTCAAATGGATTCTTGTGGAATCCGTCTTCGGTAGTTGTGGACGAGATAACCATTATTGGTTCGAGGTGCGGCAACTTTCAGAAAGCTATGGCGTTCCTCGAACAATACCGGCCCGCCCTCGGCAGGATGATAAGCGGGCAATTTTGCCTTGAAGATGCCGTTGAGGCCTTTGAGTATTCGGCTCGGCCAGATGCCCTCAAGGTGCTGCTGCGGATAGGATAG
- a CDS encoding MBL fold metallo-hydrolase, which yields MTMIAISLQSGSSGNCIYVETCGVRLLFDAGISGIQAERRLAAHGRHIGNVDALIISHDHADHIGYAGVYQRKYNLPLYVTEKTLGAVDERMIGRLDDIRYFQSDETISFGRVTVHALPTPHDGADGSAFVVASDGKRLGILTDLGHVFEGLDEIIASLDAVFIESNYDPDMLDRGTYPSFLKGRIKGPGGHLSNIEAAELLESSGRDRLKWACLSHLSEENNSPTVALNTHRSILRSDICLYAASRSASTGLLLV from the coding sequence ATGACGATGATCGCGATCTCGCTCCAGTCGGGAAGCAGCGGAAACTGCATCTATGTTGAGACCTGCGGCGTAAGACTGCTCTTTGATGCAGGGATCAGCGGCATCCAGGCGGAGCGAAGGCTTGCAGCACATGGACGTCATATCGGTAACGTCGATGCCCTTATCATATCCCACGACCATGCCGACCACATCGGCTACGCCGGCGTGTACCAGAGGAAATATAACCTGCCCCTTTATGTCACGGAGAAAACTCTGGGCGCTGTTGATGAAAGGATGATCGGGAGATTGGATGACATCCGATATTTTCAGTCGGACGAAACGATCAGTTTTGGAAGGGTGACCGTTCATGCACTTCCCACGCCTCACGATGGCGCAGACGGGTCAGCCTTTGTCGTTGCTTCAGACGGAAAGCGTCTCGGGATACTGACGGACCTCGGCCATGTCTTTGAAGGGCTCGATGAGATCATCGCCTCCCTCGATGCGGTCTTTATCGAGAGTAATTATGATCCCGATATGCTTGATCGAGGCACCTATCCTTCTTTCCTCAAAGGCCGCATCAAGGGTCCGGGAGGACATCTCTCAAACATCGAGGCAGCCGAACTCCTCGAGTCCTCAGGACGTGACCGCCTGAAATGGGCATGCCTCTCTCACCTTTCCGAAGAAAACAACAGCCCCACAGTCGCACTGAATACTCATCGATCCATCCTGAGGTCAGACATCTGCCTTTACGCTGCCAGTCGCTCAGCCTCAACAGGCCTTTTACTCGTGTAA
- the extKL gene encoding multiheme c-type cytochrome ExtKL — MQLCMVLVIAAMVALPFAASAEYKTIDEVVKAYSDESCKTCHAKVYDEWKASYHAQSVVHSVGGIRNFIVVGLGKEWDKPVSKEHLMRCMDCHAPHLKDASESLIKEVAQLIVASVDEKDEGKKAAAKRELGKLNVNCVICHNTKVSIEKNLKGAPKEGVYYGPSGNPSPAHGTEKSSVITSAIFCGQCHGMYTPPDGDVIGCNTLYGSYQDAYRGNGGTETCQECHMEKANRGHTFPGAYQVEIVREGIGLDVQAAGIRLHPGKWVPTAIVNVGLINKAGHRIPDG; from the coding sequence ATGCAATTATGTATGGTTCTTGTGATAGCGGCAATGGTTGCTCTGCCTTTTGCGGCTTCAGCAGAGTACAAGACGATCGATGAGGTGGTGAAGGCTTACAGTGACGAGTCCTGCAAAACCTGTCACGCGAAGGTCTATGACGAGTGGAAGGCGTCCTACCATGCGCAGTCAGTGGTCCATTCCGTCGGTGGGATACGGAACTTCATCGTCGTCGGCCTCGGAAAGGAATGGGATAAACCGGTGAGCAAGGAGCATCTTATGCGCTGCATGGACTGCCATGCCCCACATCTCAAAGATGCCTCGGAATCCTTGATAAAAGAGGTAGCCCAGCTCATCGTTGCCTCTGTTGACGAGAAGGACGAAGGGAAGAAGGCTGCAGCGAAAAGGGAACTCGGGAAGCTTAACGTCAACTGTGTTATCTGTCATAATACAAAGGTCTCCATCGAGAAGAACCTCAAAGGAGCCCCCAAAGAGGGAGTTTATTACGGGCCTTCCGGTAACCCTTCGCCTGCGCACGGGACGGAGAAATCTTCGGTCATCACCTCCGCGATCTTCTGCGGACAGTGTCACGGCATGTACACACCTCCTGATGGCGATGTTATCGGCTGCAATACCCTTTACGGGAGCTACCAGGATGCATACCGCGGCAATGGCGGGACCGAGACCTGCCAGGAATGCCACATGGAGAAGGCTAATAGAGGACATACCTTCCCCGGGGCATACCAGGTCGAGATCGTGAGGGAAGGAATCGGTCTCGACGTCCAGGCAGCAGGGATCAGGCTTCATCCTGGTAAATGGGTGCCCACGGCGATCGTCAATGTAGGTCTTATCAACAAGGCCGGCCACAGAATCCCTGACGGCTGA
- the rsmA gene encoding 16S rRNA (adenine(1518)-N(6)/adenine(1519)-N(6))-dimethyltransferase RsmA: MTKRRLGQNFLFDPNILKRIVEAAQLSPHDMVVEIGPGPGRLTRMLASCVRKVIAIEVDRELYERLSDELAGNAAIELVHGDALRYPFGSLGPFKVVANIPYYITTPLLFKLFEHRRSLASVTIMAQREVAERIVASPGGKEYGVLSLMAQYYSRPSLEFIVPKGAFRPVPKVDSALVHLEINEEPPVKVPDEKLFFRIIKTAFSQRRKTLSNALKPVTAETKQLLTLAGIDPGRRAETLSIEEFAHLAGIFERTLRSKPGKEPDG, translated from the coding sequence ATGACCAAGAGACGTCTCGGCCAGAATTTTCTCTTTGACCCGAACATTCTCAAGAGGATCGTAGAGGCTGCTCAGCTTTCCCCTCATGATATGGTCGTCGAAATCGGTCCCGGTCCGGGCAGGCTCACGCGAATGCTTGCATCCTGCGTCAGGAAGGTCATAGCGATAGAAGTGGACCGGGAGTTGTATGAACGATTGTCCGACGAACTCGCAGGGAATGCTGCTATCGAACTTGTCCATGGGGATGCCCTTCGATATCCCTTCGGGTCTCTGGGGCCCTTCAAGGTTGTGGCCAACATACCTTACTATATTACTACACCTCTCTTGTTTAAACTGTTTGAGCACCGGAGAAGTCTCGCCTCAGTTACCATCATGGCACAGAGAGAAGTTGCCGAGAGGATCGTGGCTTCCCCTGGGGGAAAAGAGTACGGGGTTCTTTCCCTCATGGCGCAGTATTACAGCCGGCCTTCACTAGAGTTTATCGTGCCGAAAGGGGCCTTCAGACCTGTCCCGAAGGTCGATTCCGCACTCGTTCATCTCGAGATCAATGAAGAGCCTCCTGTAAAGGTGCCGGATGAGAAGCTCTTTTTCAGGATCATAAAGACTGCCTTCTCGCAGCGAAGGAAGACACTTTCAAACGCCCTGAAGCCGGTGACAGCCGAGACGAAACAGCTCTTGACCCTGGCAGGGATCGATCCAGGCAGAAGAGCGGAAACCCTGAGTATCGAAGAGTTTGCCCATCTCGCCGGCATCTTTGAGCGCACCCTTCGCTCAAAGCCGGGCAAAGAACCTGACGGATGA
- a CDS encoding glycosyltransferase family 4 protein — MKILHLLYESKDDYFGIGGVGTRAYEIYRRLRERHDITLLCKRYPGIKECDTEGLRHIFVGTESTSMMRSLLSYAYHAASFVKKHSSEFDIIIEEFSPAVPTFLHLFTKRPIILQMQGYTGTIYFRKYNVLRALPLFLMEQVRPLFYRNFIFVNSETVGNFILGRSKKIRIISNGVSAELFDRNPVERDYMLYFGRIDVYGKGLDILLEAYREFHGFFPDVRLVIAGDGRDMTTFKAMLADLPTDVRRKIALAGWVSGDQKLDLLCGALFAVFPSRHEVQSIAALEALACSRPVIVSDIPGFRYVVRQRAGISFRPGDARSLAEAMKNLMKSSERREMGQRGRDSLQNLSWEAIALQYENFLEEAAEESG, encoded by the coding sequence GTGAAGATCCTCCATCTCCTTTATGAGAGCAAGGACGATTATTTCGGGATTGGCGGGGTGGGGACCAGGGCATATGAGATCTATCGCCGCCTGAGAGAACGTCATGATATCACGCTCTTATGCAAGAGATATCCCGGGATCAAGGAGTGCGATACTGAGGGCCTGAGGCATATCTTTGTCGGCACCGAGAGCACCAGCATGATGAGATCTCTCCTGTCTTACGCTTACCATGCCGCATCGTTTGTGAAGAAGCACTCCTCCGAGTTCGATATCATTATTGAAGAATTCTCACCTGCCGTACCGACATTCCTCCATCTCTTCACGAAGAGACCGATCATTCTCCAGATGCAGGGATATACAGGAACCATCTACTTCAGGAAATACAATGTCCTCCGAGCATTGCCCCTCTTCCTCATGGAGCAGGTGAGGCCTCTCTTCTACCGCAACTTCATCTTTGTGAACAGCGAGACCGTCGGCAACTTCATTCTGGGAAGGAGCAAGAAGATCAGGATCATCTCGAATGGGGTATCAGCTGAGCTCTTCGACCGCAACCCTGTTGAAAGGGATTACATGCTCTACTTCGGCAGGATAGACGTTTATGGCAAAGGGCTCGATATCCTTCTTGAGGCATACCGGGAGTTTCACGGTTTTTTCCCGGACGTGAGACTCGTGATCGCCGGTGACGGGAGAGATATGACGACCTTCAAGGCGATGCTTGCCGACCTTCCAACCGATGTCCGAAGGAAGATAGCGTTGGCTGGTTGGGTCTCCGGTGATCAGAAACTCGATCTCCTCTGCGGGGCGCTCTTTGCTGTCTTCCCGTCACGCCACGAGGTCCAGTCGATAGCGGCGCTTGAGGCGCTCGCCTGCAGCAGACCCGTCATTGTGAGTGATATTCCCGGCTTCCGGTATGTTGTGCGCCAGAGAGCCGGGATATCCTTCCGCCCGGGAGACGCGCGCTCACTTGCAGAGGCAATGAAAAACCTTATGAAAAGCAGCGAACGCCGTGAGATGGGGCAGAGGGGCAGAGACTCTCTGCAAAATCTTTCATGGGAAGCGATCGCCCTTCAGTACGAGAATTTCCTCGAAGAGGCGGCAGAAGAATCTGGTTGA
- a CDS encoding ABC transporter permease, with protein sequence MTRALDEISEIVRYKEFLRNLVMRDIKVRYKRSVLGFLWVMLNPLLMMLILSTVFSEVFKVSTKNYTTYLISGIILWNFFSQSTVTSLRSIFGNGNLIKKVYVPKAIFPLSIILSAMINFVFSLVPLLIIFFITGTSVSLNIYLVPVIIILVALFSFGISLILSTLTVFFHDTIYIYDVLLLAWMYATPIFFPESIIPQRFLFILNLNPLYYFLTTFRAALFMDGSFIFGKLMCSLLFSLAALAAGLVVYSRYRDRLIYYL encoded by the coding sequence ATGACGAGAGCATTAGACGAAATCTCAGAGATAGTCAGGTACAAGGAATTCTTGAGGAACCTTGTCATGAGGGACATAAAGGTTCGCTACAAGAGGTCGGTCCTTGGTTTCCTCTGGGTCATGCTGAACCCCCTCCTCATGATGCTCATTCTCAGCACGGTCTTTTCAGAGGTATTTAAGGTTTCGACGAAGAACTATACCACGTATCTTATTTCGGGGATTATCCTCTGGAATTTCTTCTCGCAGAGCACGGTCACGTCCCTCAGAAGCATTTTCGGCAACGGCAATCTTATTAAGAAGGTCTATGTTCCGAAAGCCATATTCCCTCTGTCGATAATCCTGTCAGCCATGATTAATTTTGTCTTCTCCCTCGTCCCGCTTCTTATCATCTTCTTTATCACCGGCACATCGGTAAGCCTCAATATCTACCTCGTGCCGGTGATCATTATTCTTGTCGCGCTTTTTTCCTTCGGGATCTCCCTCATCCTTTCGACCTTGACCGTATTCTTTCACGACACCATATACATCTATGACGTGCTCCTCCTTGCGTGGATGTATGCAACGCCCATATTCTTTCCTGAGTCTATTATCCCCCAGAGATTCCTCTTTATCCTTAACCTGAACCCTCTCTATTATTTCCTGACTACCTTCAGGGCTGCCCTCTTCATGGACGGCTCCTTCATTTTTGGAAAACTGATGTGCAGTCTTCTCTTTTCCCTTGCTGCGCTTGCGGCGGGGTTGGTTGTTTACAGCCGTTACAGGGACAGGCTAATCTATTATCTCTGA
- a CDS encoding ABC transporter ATP-binding protein has product MKRLAIEIEGVSVRYRLAKEKPKTLQEYVIQRLKGRKMDYEAFWAIRGVTIHVTKGETLGIIGHNGAGKSTLLKIIAGVLKPTEGLVTVNGKIAPLIEISAGFDMELTGVENIFLNASMLGLSRKEIESRIDPIVDFSELHEFIHSPLRSYSSGMIARLGFSIATAVDPDILIIDESLSVGDERFRRKFDMRIDELKMRGTTLLLVSHMMGDIERLCDKILWLDHGRLKAYSSDVEEVIKSYTA; this is encoded by the coding sequence TTGAAAAGGCTTGCCATAGAGATTGAGGGCGTCTCCGTCAGATACCGCCTTGCAAAGGAAAAACCAAAGACCCTTCAGGAATACGTAATCCAGAGGTTGAAGGGCAGGAAGATGGATTATGAAGCTTTCTGGGCAATACGAGGGGTGACGATCCATGTCACAAAGGGTGAAACGCTCGGAATCATAGGGCATAACGGCGCTGGAAAGAGCACCTTGCTCAAGATAATCGCGGGGGTTTTAAAACCCACAGAGGGGCTTGTGACGGTGAACGGCAAGATCGCTCCCCTCATCGAAATCAGCGCAGGCTTTGATATGGAGCTTACGGGAGTCGAAAATATTTTTTTGAATGCCTCCATGCTCGGTCTTTCTCGGAAGGAGATCGAGAGCAGGATAGATCCCATTGTTGATTTCTCTGAGCTCCACGAATTCATCCACAGTCCTTTGAGGAGCTATTCTTCCGGCATGATCGCAAGGCTCGGTTTTTCGATTGCAACGGCGGTCGATCCGGACATACTGATCATAGATGAAAGTCTCTCTGTTGGGGATGAACGGTTCAGAAGAAAATTTGATATGAGGATTGATGAGTTGAAGATGAGGGGAACTACCCTTCTCCTTGTCTCGCACATGATGGGCGACATTGAGAGATTGTGCGACAAGATTCTCTGGCTCGACCACGGCAGACTGAAGGCATACAGTAGTGACGTTGAAGAGGTCATCAAGAGCTATACCGCGTAG
- a CDS encoding glycosyltransferase family 1 protein has translation MKIGINATFLNENPTGVGVYTKETSSRIHKLNRETFVFSSVPCNPIGPQYLVKTPTTIRGSLHLLNNLLRFLYINTLLPLKVTNRGIDVLLCPIAEFPFFQVPQVITIHDLHPIYFPQQFGLSSRYFRLSLKMLPRIPGRIVVPSFFVKSELLKVAPIDSSIVDVIPNGYNSELFKPQKIEMRDGFMTRYGLKKPYILFVGSLFPYKNVKTLIETFMGIKNQISHSLVVVGNKRLSTEPLAEDKRILYMDYIPLEDIPKFYSYADMLVHPSLAEGFGMTVLEAMACGTPVISSRNGSLPEVVGEAGILFDPYGNSLEQAMLALIRNKDLRNDLIEKGLRNVTRYSWDTTAERILQSCKKAFQKKLA, from the coding sequence ATGAAGATAGGCATTAACGCGACGTTTCTGAATGAGAATCCGACCGGTGTTGGAGTCTATACTAAGGAAACATCTTCCCGAATCCACAAACTGAATCGCGAAACATTTGTGTTTTCATCGGTACCCTGCAATCCCATTGGACCTCAGTACTTAGTAAAGACGCCGACTACCATAAGGGGATCTCTGCATCTCTTGAATAATCTTTTAAGATTCTTGTATATCAATACCCTCTTGCCTCTTAAAGTGACGAATCGCGGGATTGATGTCCTTCTGTGCCCAATAGCCGAATTTCCTTTCTTCCAAGTCCCTCAAGTTATTACCATTCATGACCTGCATCCTATCTACTTCCCTCAGCAGTTCGGGCTGTCATCGAGATATTTCAGGCTGTCCCTAAAAATGTTACCCAGAATTCCTGGGAGAATAGTGGTGCCCTCTTTTTTCGTTAAGAGCGAATTATTGAAGGTCGCCCCAATTGACAGCAGTATAGTTGATGTTATTCCTAACGGCTATAATTCCGAACTATTCAAGCCCCAAAAAATTGAAATGAGAGATGGATTTATGACGCGATACGGATTGAAAAAGCCCTATATCCTTTTTGTTGGAAGTCTGTTTCCTTACAAAAATGTTAAGACCCTTATAGAGACATTCATGGGGATAAAGAACCAAATTTCCCACTCCCTTGTTGTTGTCGGAAACAAACGCCTTTCCACCGAACCACTAGCAGAGGACAAGAGAATATTATATATGGACTACATTCCGCTCGAAGATATCCCGAAATTCTATTCATATGCGGACATGCTGGTGCATCCGTCTTTGGCTGAGGGTTTCGGCATGACCGTATTGGAGGCGATGGCATGCGGAACCCCCGTAATATCTTCAAGGAACGGGTCACTTCCCGAGGTAGTTGGTGAAGCAGGGATACTATTTGATCCTTATGGCAATTCACTGGAACAGGCTATGCTTGCTCTAATCAGGAATAAGGATCTGCGCAACGATCTTATCGAGAAAGGACTGAGAAATGTAACGAGATACTCATGGGATACTACGGCAGAGAGAATCCTCCAATCTTGCAAAAAGGCTTTTCAAAAGAAACTGGCGTGA
- a CDS encoding glycosyltransferase: MPELKKRPLFSIIIDNYNYGCYIQQAIDSVLAQHFPSGDMEVIVVDDGSTDDTAQRVAKYKDRVKYIRKKNGGQSSAINTGVEHAGGEVIAFLDSDDFWHREKLRIVAEEFEKSDDIDFMYHYMDVTDDKGKIVDRYIFPEPGRHSEQSYIDNYLKGNLPWFSPTSGMIVRADCLKKIMPLPEEFRIGADIYLHYVLPFYMRDLSLVKKALGYYRLHTNNLSGGNLLTAGKLQRELNLLLRIQEHVEQHSRKLGKDCSFIHKRIEAQESLYGILLSGLLGNRLKATKDALAFKGFLPWDTRRHRVAKRAILTASVLIPSPFLLWLQRKYRKIWHFVDS; the protein is encoded by the coding sequence ATGCCGGAATTGAAGAAACGACCTCTTTTTTCTATCATCATTGACAACTATAATTATGGATGTTACATCCAGCAGGCGATAGATAGTGTTCTCGCTCAACATTTTCCTTCCGGAGATATGGAAGTTATTGTTGTTGACGACGGCTCTACTGATGACACGGCTCAACGGGTCGCGAAATATAAGGACAGAGTCAAATATATCCGCAAGAAGAATGGTGGTCAGTCATCAGCCATTAATACCGGAGTAGAACATGCAGGTGGAGAAGTTATTGCTTTCCTTGATTCTGATGATTTCTGGCATCGTGAGAAGTTAAGGATTGTTGCCGAAGAGTTTGAAAAGTCCGACGATATCGATTTCATGTACCATTACATGGATGTAACTGACGACAAGGGGAAGATAGTCGATAGGTACATCTTTCCTGAGCCGGGTAGGCATTCAGAGCAGTCATATATCGATAACTATTTGAAGGGAAACTTGCCTTGGTTTTCGCCCACATCAGGCATGATTGTTAGAGCTGACTGCCTGAAAAAGATAATGCCTTTGCCTGAAGAGTTTCGTATAGGAGCAGATATCTATCTCCATTACGTTTTGCCGTTTTATATGCGTGATCTTTCGCTTGTGAAAAAAGCTCTCGGATATTACAGGCTGCATACGAACAATCTGTCGGGGGGCAACCTTCTGACCGCCGGCAAACTGCAACGAGAATTGAATTTGTTGCTCCGCATACAGGAACATGTGGAGCAGCATTCACGAAAACTCGGGAAAGACTGCTCCTTTATCCACAAGAGGATCGAAGCACAGGAATCCCTTTATGGAATCCTTCTCTCCGGTCTTCTGGGTAATAGGCTCAAAGCGACAAAAGATGCATTGGCCTTTAAAGGATTTCTCCCTTGGGACACGCGACGTCATAGAGTTGCCAAAAGGGCGATCTTAACGGCATCTGTGCTAATTCCTTCTCCATTCTTGTTATGGCTGCAAAGAAAATACCGAAAGATATGGCATTTCGTTGACTCATAA
- a CDS encoding glycosyltransferase family 2 protein, with translation MSIIIVSFNTKDLLRECIRSVRETTVCINYEIIVVDNASSDGSPEMIEQEFGWVKLLRNIRNLGFAKASNEGARLAKGNYLLFLNSDAVLKERTVADLVGFMEKHNNVAAAGPKILNFDETLQNKGFRFPSITASLLFLTGLDKLLSEKVLTRIFPRLYWSDDQAASIDSLHGCCFLVKKDIFDALGGFSEDYFMYFEEQDWCYRAKQRGFEIWYVPSAGVLHWGSASPFMNRTEVFNESLLLFYKKNIGIAKGLIVTFLQILSAFTAYMRYFILPGVAKKEQIKVYLDQQIFLLRGLLLS, from the coding sequence GTGAGCATCATTATAGTTTCTTTTAATACGAAGGATCTTCTGAGAGAATGCATACGATCAGTTCGTGAGACAACCGTATGCATCAATTATGAGATCATTGTTGTTGACAATGCATCTTCCGACGGTAGCCCGGAGATGATAGAACAGGAATTTGGATGGGTAAAACTCTTAAGGAATATAAGAAATCTCGGTTTTGCAAAGGCTAGCAACGAAGGGGCAAGGTTGGCAAAAGGGAACTATCTGCTTTTTCTCAACAGCGATGCCGTTCTGAAGGAGAGAACGGTTGCTGATCTGGTCGGTTTCATGGAAAAACATAATAACGTCGCTGCCGCAGGCCCAAAGATACTGAACTTCGACGAGACGCTTCAAAATAAAGGATTTCGTTTCCCATCAATAACGGCCTCTCTCTTGTTTTTGACCGGCCTTGATAAGCTGCTCTCTGAAAAGGTATTAACCCGCATCTTTCCACGTCTGTACTGGAGCGATGATCAGGCTGCATCGATTGATTCTCTTCACGGATGCTGTTTTCTGGTAAAAAAGGATATCTTTGACGCTTTAGGAGGTTTTTCGGAGGATTATTTCATGTACTTTGAGGAACAGGACTGGTGTTACAGGGCCAAGCAAAGGGGCTTTGAGATTTGGTATGTGCCGTCTGCCGGAGTTCTCCACTGGGGGTCTGCATCACCTTTCATGAACAGAACAGAAGTCTTTAATGAAAGCTTGCTGCTTTTCTATAAGAAAAACATTGGTATTGCGAAGGGATTGATCGTGACCTTTCTGCAAATACTGTCGGCATTCACAGCCTATATGAGGTATTTCATCCTTCCAGGGGTGGCTAAAAAAGAGCAAATAAAGGTATATCTCGATCAACAGATCTTTCTCCTGAGAGGACTGCTTTTGTCTTGA
- a CDS encoding class I SAM-dependent methyltransferase — protein MLKTIFQKLRDIISLDGGQCKVCFDGRLVSFEKRLNINGNIDDMYICSNCFVIMNYTRQAQDLTLQKTGLTEFYRYTESEIVELRPTIESHKGIIANILDLMPAYHRQTFLEIGSGRGTLLIAASEIGFKSVVGVDLSLSVFEETKKHVKVGDNITMYHEISEVHQRADCIVMWHTLEHIFEPAAFFMELKKVQNRGCLLYFQVPQYHQPYICDTHHYFYNEPSIRALMKKNGYKTLRVEYDTVNQFLTVIAKAVN, from the coding sequence TTGCTGAAAACCATTTTTCAAAAGCTGAGGGATATAATCTCACTTGACGGCGGACAGTGCAAGGTATGTTTTGACGGTAGGCTTGTTTCTTTTGAAAAAAGACTCAACATTAACGGCAACATTGATGACATGTATATCTGCTCTAATTGTTTTGTCATTATGAACTATACCAGGCAAGCACAGGATCTGACTCTGCAGAAAACCGGTCTCACTGAATTCTACCGGTATACGGAATCTGAGATAGTTGAGCTCCGGCCCACTATTGAGTCCCACAAAGGCATTATTGCCAATATTCTTGATCTTATGCCCGCTTACCATCGTCAGACATTTCTCGAAATAGGGAGCGGACGAGGCACGCTGCTGATTGCCGCAAGTGAAATAGGCTTCAAGAGTGTGGTAGGAGTGGATCTCAGCCTTTCAGTCTTTGAAGAGACAAAGAAGCATGTCAAAGTGGGCGACAATATTACCATGTACCACGAAATATCGGAGGTGCATCAAAGGGCTGACTGCATTGTCATGTGGCATACACTTGAGCATATCTTTGAGCCAGCGGCCTTCTTTATGGAGCTGAAGAAAGTGCAGAACAGGGGGTGCCTGCTTTATTTTCAGGTGCCGCAATATCATCAGCCTTACATTTGCGATACCCACCACTATTTTTATAACGAGCCAAGTATAAGAGCTTTGATGAAGAAAAACGGGTATAAAACCTTGCGAGTCGAATACGATACCGTTAACCAGTTTCTGACGGTCATAGCCAAGGCGGTCAACTAA